The DNA region CGAGGCGTGCTGAATGTTATCTGCGAGGGTGTCTCAACTTGGAAGAGCAGTTTATGGGGctgtatagttttgttttggtgtgaggcgacaagtgaaaccccagagagaataaacagcccagtcattgtgtaatatttattaaagactatttattaaagtaataTAAAGACAACTGCACACAAACAGGACTACTATACTCATGCAATTAAGATGTATAAATTACTAAACACGCTGTTTATATAGAACGCattccttgttccaaaatatatctatgatacATGAATTTCATAAGACTTCCCTGATtcctcaaacaacatccaaattaagtaACCAGCTTATAGTTACAGAACAATATAGGGTTGATATCGAAGTCTGGGGAAGATATTTTCCTGATCCAGCGAAGacatcttaaaaaaaaattttttaagtatttttatttaaattttaacatttttacatttaACGTACGTAATATTGCAAAACAAAATAAACACTACAGAAcccgcccccccaaccaaccaaccaacctttCCACCTTGCCCCTTTCCCACCCACCTAGCAGTTAACGGTAACCAGCTCCCCAAAATGTAATATAAACAAAAACATCTTTTATAGAACGCCTCACTCAGCCCTCTTAAAGCAAATTTCACTTTTTCTAAGTGCAAGAACTCCATTACCATCCCCCAGCCGAGGCAAGGGTGGAAAAGctggcctccaccccaacagaacccatcTGTGAGCGATGAACACGGCAAAGATTAAGACATCTGACCCCGCTCCCATCTGAAactccggcaagtctgacaccccggggaactgggctctaaatccacatgcaagattgccaacatggtgctgaagaacgacctccaaaatgtctccaacttcgggcaggaccagaacatgtgtatatGATTGGCTGGTCCCCTCCCAAActgctcacaaatatcctccacccgcTCAAACAGCCGACTTATCCTTGACTTTGTCAGGTGCGCACAAGGTTGATGCATTccacctccgcagcacctcacaccacaacccctcctccagcaccatgAAGATATTTTAAATTGTCAttacgaaggttttctgcactgtctGGGCGCTAAAACTTAAGAGGCTTGTTTTATGACCCCTTGGCTGTTGGCTGAAAAActttggccttcaggcttggtggctgcaAACTGCCACCTGCTTCCTGAGACTGCTAGGTGTTAATTGCCTCTCTGGCTTCTGATCATCgggccaattatacctttgtttGTCTTTAATTATGCTTTCTGTGTATTCGGCTGtctgctgctcctatcaactgccttTACTgtacattaacatatgtataccTCATTGACTATACACCTTCACCTCATAAGCTATTCGCAACTGATTCTTATCTAAATGGTCCACTAATCCTATTATTGGGAGATACACGTATCAATGAGGCCTTTTGAATATTGTCTACTGCTGTCTCTAGGcatatttctacctgttgctggacatCTCATCCTATTGTGTTTTGTAAAATTTTTTTATtgctgttgctaggcagattcATGACACTGCACATCCTCCAGTTTCCTTTTAGTCACAGCACAAGTGACTCCTTCCGAGAAcgcccaataaattggttaaacataatttcccttgcataaaaccatggtgactctgcctgattgccttgaccTTTTCTAAGTGCCCTGCCGGAGCATCTTTAATcattatttccaacattttctctatgacggatgttagactaactgacctgtagtttcctgctttctgtctccctcccttttgaataaaGGAGGTACGTTTCCTATTTTCCAATTTAACGGAACTTTCCCCgaatctaggaaattttggaaaattaaaaccaatgcatcaactacctCAGTCAGAAGTATTGCTACTGTGGGAGAATGCAGACATGGTGTTAGCTTTTTTTTTCCAGATATGAAATGTTCCATCTATTGATCTGACGGAGAACAGATATAATCTGTCATTTCTGTGGTTAGCAGCTTTTGCGTGTTCACCACCTCTGGGACTCTTAACTACCTGCAACAGAACATCTTAACTGCTGGCCATTGTTTGAACTTCCGTTCGTATTTCCTTTTAAAGCAATACTTCTTGTCAGCATGTCTACCTTAGTCTGTGCCAGTTGTGGCTCTATTTTCCCTGTTGTTACATCCTGCAGGAAGCATCTACATTTTCCTCAGTTGTATTAATTGATTCATTTGGAATTGCTTCTATTTGGGCATGCAGCTGTCAAACTCTAGGCCACTGTACATAAGCAGGTTTTAATCTCCACAacagagaatcatagaaatttCCATCAGTGGCAATACTCCAGGAAAAAGAACTAGACAGAGTCGGATACTCTAGATCAAATGCCAGCGATGCTGACTGTTCCATTAGTTTCTGGCTATTGAGCTAGCGGTCTGTCTGAAATGGAAAGAGACATTTTAATTCAGCAACACTGTAAGTATATTATTCAAATGGACAATTGATGGTAATTTAAACCTTGCATAATTATCCAAATTTGGATGCTTTCTTGATTACATATGACCATTTTCATCGTCAAAAGGATTGGGCTCTTCTCGCATTCCTCCGTAATTCTTTTCAATGCACTTGGAGCAATCCCGTTTCTTAGTAAAGCAATGTGTTCTACACTTCTTTCTACAGTATATCGATCCTAACATTTGCTCGCTGTTCAGCCAAAGCAGTTAGTCAAAGTAAAAACATTTAAAGTAAATACTGCACTGATGAAACCCACTTTGGCATCTtaattaatgtttttttaaaacgtGTACTATCCCTTCATCTTCATAAACAGTAAATTGCTAGGTTTAGTTTATACTATCATGGTATAGTACcaaacaatttatgatttaaaaaaaattatttccaaAACATTACTTCCATGTTCCTTCAGGTAATACGTCAGTATTTTATTTTGTGAAGCTGCACCATGTTAGAGTATCTTTTGTAATCAACGAAAGGTTTATTAGCTTAACATCTTGATGGCCTCCACTGTGACAATTAAGCATTTTTCTAACGATTACAGCATAGTTAATAGCACTCAGTTGGTATCAACAGTAAATCAGGAAAGCAATCTTACCCAGTGAAGTTAATAGGTTTAGATGTTTTACTGTAATGGTAAGTGACGGACTGGAAACACCAGGGTCAAAGTTAATATTGCCAACTGATCATTTGACTGAACTTTCATAGTTTCTCTTCATTGCCCTTTTAAGGCAAAAATAAACCATTTGTTCAGTTTTAATGTTTAGTTATATGTGTCTGATACTAACCTTTCTGCATAGTGAGATGGAACTTCGGCAGGGGCTGTCATGCACACCGCATTGTCAGCACTTTTCAAGTCTTTCAGTGTTGTAGCATATCTGTTCATCAATGCAGCTGCTATGAGTTGTGCTGAGGAGCTCCTCATGTCTGCTGTACACACTGAGCAGGGGCTTAAATCCACATTGCTTGTTGTCTAATGATTAATTAGTGGTGACTGTCCTGCGAGGCGGTGCATGGGTTCAGATGGGTGTGAATCAGATGGGGTCAGATTGGATCTAAATTGTTGTGCCTGGCAGTGGGAGACTCGACCAGAGCTAGTCATTAGTAGACCATTAATGACAAAAGAAAAGCATCGGCATATTTTGTGAAGAGTTCTAAAACTAAATTAAAAAATGATCACCATTGACAAGAGAGCCAAACTCCACATTTATAAATGGTGAACATTTGTGGTTATTTTTCAGTTTAAAAACGAATCCTATTTGTTTTGTTACTGACCATATCAACTTAGCTAACCGGTGCAGTGCTCACCCTGTCGATTTGTGCCCTAGTGGAGTAAATTCTGTCCCTTTTGTTTCTTCCCCGGAGTGTTTTGACCTCTGCTGTGCTCTTAAACACTGCAAATTCCAGATTACGTTCTGGCAATTTTCCCTCGTGAGATGATGAGAGGATTTTCGTCTTATAGTAATGATGTGCACTGAATCTTCACTCAGCATGATTTAGGTTGCTAAATTTGACTTTGCGTTTAAAACAAATACCATGATTACGCCACTAAACCAACAGGGCACAGGAACATTTCCGCCGTTAGACTGAAAGAATCCTTTTAGTTCTAATTCTTTGCTTATTTAgtttgaaatttatattttgtcaACATTCCCACTCGCATGCAATTTATTTCCAGTTGTATTCACTGGATTAGTATCTCATCAAGATGGATTTGAATTGTGCTGACAGTGAGGGTTAGTCATGGTTTTTTTCCTTCTGTAATTTCTCTCCTCCCCTCCCGAATCAACCTTTGCCAGAAAACACAAAGGCCCTCCACTTATAAATACACTTCCTAAAAAAATGCGAAGAACCGCTTAAATAATTTGGTCGCAAATTGCTCAGTGGTCCAACCAAGCAGACGAGTAATGTACAGTCATGGAATGAGCTCGATTGATGTCACAAAGAGCAAAGGCTTTACTGGTTTAATTTAGTACTTAATCCGTGCGTCCTGCCATACCAGTTGCCCACACAAGCAGTGTCCCAAGCAAGAAAGGATAAATGTGTGGATTAAAGGAAGCTACCCTTTCCATCTGCAAGCAGACACACAAAGACGACCTTTCATTCAGTCGTTGTGAAATGAGAATTGATAACAAGGTGCGTTGTGTTTTGTTTCTACTGATGTTTCTGTGGATTAATAATTCAAGCAGTACTTTGTAATAGAAACCTCCAGTTGCTTAGTTCTGCAGTCCCAGTGGGGGCTCAGGTGAAACCAGCCTGCTTTGTTTCATGTTTTTGTAACCAGAGGTCCCGCCTCTTTAACTAAGCTGAAGTCATTTTATTCCAATGCCTGTCCCTAGCAAGCATACAACTGTTGGCCGCTCTCAGAGCTGGGACTCTAGTGGATGGTACGAAGACAACTGGGACAACGACAGTGAATACGAATACCAAAGGCCTTCCAGGAGAAGAAATTCATTAAACTACGGCGGTGAAATTGTCTGCAACGACCCACGTAGCAGCAGAGTGCCTGGCAACAACTTTGCAGAGGAAAATGAGCATGGTTACGAATGTTACATTTATCCAGACTCCAGGATTGACCAAGATTACCCCAATCGGTATGATCGCAGACCTGTGAGGAAACATTCCGTGCCTGAGATCTCTCATTCCTACGAAAAGCAGGCCGCAATGTCTGGACGCAGCTCAGTGCCTCCTCAGGATTACTACTCAGAGCCTGCTTTGGGTGTTAGGCCCTCTGAAGAGGCACGGTTTTATAGGGATCATATGCTTAACAGATCACCACAGAATTATGGGATGCCAGGAGGGAGGATGTCATGGGACCACTCACAAGGGAGGCCTCCACCCCGTCCTGAGCTAAACCGTATGTACCATGATCCTTCCGGTAAGCTGATTCTCGATGGACAAAAAATACGTAGTCGTGATCCTTCTCCTGCTAGGTATGTTGCTGAAACATCTCTCCCTCGTTACGGAGCACAGCCACCATCTCTCACTAATAAGCAGATGTACAGTGATACTACCGGTCGGCCACTGGACTCCTCAGGTCCCCGGCAGGTTGCTCCAACATGTTTAGTTGTGGATCCTACCACTGGATCGCGATGTGATAACACTTTGGATAGAATAATGTCTCCTGGCACATTAAACCACACTCCTAGACAAGGAATGGCAACAAGAATGATGTCTGACTACAACGCACACAGAGATGGTTTGATTTCAAAGCCAGTTTATGATGGTTATGACAACACCATGATGGCTCGTGGCCACCTCTCTGAAGGAATTCCTGGACATTACAACAAGTCTGAATTTTTGGCACTGTTGCGTTCAGAAGGGTTATCTGAAAGTACAATTGCCGCCTTACTGCAACAAGGTTTTGATTCAACAAACTTCCTAGCCATGTTAGAAGAAAATGATATTAAGTCTGTGGCTCCGAATCTGGGTCAGGCGCGGTTGCTGTTACGGCTTGTCCAGAGTTGCAAAGCAGACATGCAGTTACGACAAGAGCTGCAAAGCACCAGTGCTCGTCCGAGAACACGTTCAAACAGCTTCAGCCACAGAAGTGAACTAATGCGTAATGACTATGGAGTCCAGCCAGGAGTAGTCCCTGCAATGGATAATTCTGCTGTTCAGCAGCTACCGATGGCATTGCAACCAATGTCACCAAGGCTTGCTGAAATGAACCGGCGCCCATCTAGTGCCCCATCCCAACATCTCCTAGAAACTACTACCTATGGTTCACCTGGGCCTGGGAGACTGGGGAATCATTTTCCAAGCTTCACAGGCTACAGCAACCCTGTTGGGCTGCAGAATCTGCGATCAGGGCCTATCTACACTGCTCAGTCCGGAATAGCAATGAATACCATACCAGCAATTCCAAATGCCGGCCCCAAAACTGCCTATTCTACCACTTATACTGTACCCATAGAACTAATGACAAGGGAGCGCAGCACAGCTCATTCTCCAATACACAGCCCTCACTGTAGTCCTCAGATTCTTCGTAAACCCGGAGGGCAAATGGAATCTACACTGGTACCTACAAGTTCAGCTTACAGGCTGGCAAATACCGCAAACCAGAAAGTGACCAGGCGTACAGGACCACCAATCATTGTCTCCACAATGGCATCACCTGAACCAAGTAATGCATTTTTTACATTTTAACTCTGTGTGTGATATTTGTGCTTGAGGATACTACTTAAATGGCCTTATCTACAATAGCTCTCCTTGTCCCTTGTGAACAGAATCTAAAAATGTCCCGTAAAGGTTGACTGCCTTTGCTCTTTATCAACTTACATTGTATTACTTTTGTTTTGCTGTTTTTGATGCACGACGTTTTGAATCATTAACGTATTGAAAATCTCATTTGTGTTCTGATGTCCAAATCCTTGATTATCTGAAATACTTCCCCAGAGAAGTTTATTCGATCAGCCATATTACGTGCATCACGATGGCATTAAGTTGTTTGCTTTCCCCTAATTCAATTCCTTTTATCCACGGTACCTTGAAAGGAACCTTGTCCTGATCCCACGCCACAATATTAATGTATTATACAATTGGGTCTGTGGTGGAATCAGCGATCATCATAATTACAAGGGTTTTTCATACAATGTAGACTTATATGCTACATGACAACCCTAAGATATCTAAAGACTGATATTGTCTTTACTTTTGGACCGGTCATTCTTTAGAACAGAGAGGCAGCTGAACACCGATTGTATCACTCATATTCTCTTATTATGTTATCTATAAGATTGCCGTGTTGTGGTTATAGATCCTACACTTCACAACTCTGGAATGTCAGGAAGGAGTTAAAGTGACAATCAATCATGGACTGTCAGTGTATCATAAAGCCAACATTTGGAAAAACCCTTGATGGAGAGGATTGAAAGTTGTTTCAAGTTATATTTGTGAACAAAATACATTATAAAAATATACATTGAATTCAGTGTGCACAAAAATAATGAATAGAAATATCAACCAGAAAAGCAATTAATTTAATTCTCCCTCTGAGCTATTTTTAACCACTGGTTAATGCACTAACTCCTGCATGGCCTTTCCTAATCCAGGTTTAATAACTCTGGTAAAATGCACAGGTAGAAATTTAACTCCATAGTGTTGACCAATGAACTAAAACTGCCATATAGAGAAAAGTAATCTGTGTAGGCATATTGATTTCAATTTTGTGTGCAGTTATTTGAAAGTCATTTTCAACAGATGTCAATCAGGACACCACATTTATAGTATTCCGGTTGAAGTGTTAAATAAGCAATAAGGCAGGAAATTGGTTCTAGGTGAGCTAATTGAAATGTAAGCGTTTGACTGCCTGGTGTAATACAGGTAGAGCCTGTTTTTGCTATTTTGTCAATTGAAAATGAACAGGAAAACAATCACCTCTAATCCAGCTGACATTATTCAGGTCTGGAAAGTAGCAAAGAACTAGCTGTGGTCAACGAAGATACACTGAGAGGCGATTCGTTGTTACTCTGTCCAGGATTGAGGTTTCTCCCATTCAGCATTCAGAGAATTGGAATTCAAGGAAAGTAATGATATCAAACACCAATGAGAACACTTTATGGGACTGCACAGGTCAGATACTGGTGTAATAGATCACGCCTCCTTGTGTATTATACCAACATAATGTTTCTGTGATTCTGTAGCAGATTTCTGAGTTTCAATTTCCCACAACTATTCCAGTTAGTTCCATACAAGTGCTTCCCAAAATAATTTCAAACATAGTTGAGTGTATTTCCAGCCACACCCTTATGGCTTTCAGCTATGCCATTTTTAAGTTTTCATATTATACAgtttcctgctcagcaagtgcagATTACATCTCAATAATTATGAAGTGACAAAATTGCAATACTTAAAGCTGTCACACAAATATTATCTAGTAAATAAACTGACAGTTGATGGTTATACTGATACTTGCTGCCAACCCAAAGCTTTTATCATTTACATCATTATACATTTTATTTAAATGGGAATGCAATATTCAGAGGGCAGAAGTGATTTCAAGGATGTAATCTAGGGATATTTATTGACCTTCCAACTTTGTTTCTTTTATAAGCTCTATTTCGATTCATTTTTCTTAAAACTAAATACAGTGACAATGGTTAACTAAGGTAATAAAATTGCTGGAGATCTCTCATCAACAGTCAAATCCACATCATAAAGGGCACTTAAGGGCTGAGGACTGAATAGGATGGCAGTCAAGGATTAGGCAATATCAACTGAATGCTGGTCGCCATTGTCCCAGTATGGGATTGAGAACCAAAAAGGTAGTGAAACTGTACTTGGAACTAATGGGACTGCTGATCTTTGGGAGTGGCAGTATGCAGTCCTATCACTGCCGATTTCTAGCCTGTTACACATGGAGAGAGAAGTTGTATGTTTCCAGGAAAAGAATTGCCTAAAAAACTTCCCTTCTGATGTTAGAATCTCGAACGCGAACCAAACTATTTTCAACATATAAAACTTTGAGGAAATGTTACTTAACTACAGGAATgtcatgttaaaacaaactttaatttcatcacagaattaaccacattagcaacaaagaaataactttacagtTAACAGCTACAACAGTGCTTAAGTAAAATAATaaaccttaacttacttcctaaatctGCCACTATATTACAATTAAGTAAGCCAATATATATTGACTACCACTCATGAAGAAAGTTAACAACCAGggctttacttgcttttctctgtgcagaacctTTAGAGAAAGaatctttcaggaccaaactgaaacctCTTGTTTAGATTGGAGCTCTAGGGCCTACTGGCtcctcagacagacctggctcctcccactaaCTACATCATCTGTATCAAAAGCATAAAGCATTCTTTTGTCgcttcttacaagatgtcccttgactttGTTTAGCAAGGACGAAATCAACACCCCAAGGGTCCTTAAAAccttgttttattttttattttaaattttagttacccaattcattttttccaattaaggggcaattttgcgtgttcaatccacctaccttgcaaatctttgggttgtgagggcgaaacccacgcaaacacggggagaatgtgcaaactccactcagacagtgacccagagccggcatcgaacctgggacctcggcgccgtgaggcagcagggctaacccactgcaccactgtgctgcccttggtccTTAAAACCTTAACAATATTCTAATAGCCAGCTATCTGCAAACAAGTAAATGATTCTCAAGATTTATTAACAGAACACTTCACCTGTAAGTcattgattatctcacttttatgacaccttaatcactGCTCCAGCAGTCATACTGTTTGTATGCATCTCaaaccaggttttaataacattaccgcAAAAATATATAAAATACGAAAATGTATTACTTTCTTCACACTGATATTAATCACACACTatgcattctctcccccccccccccccccccacccaatgtgaCCGTATCTGCTGACTAACTAGAGTCTACTCTAATTCTATCAACTACTCCCAAGTATTCTGTTTACCTCAATACTACTCTCTGATATATCCTCCTTATCAGCTAATGCTTCTGTACTGCTCTTGGAAGTCCTGCTTTTTACTTCCCTTTCTAACTCTCTAAACtgcgctttcaggacctcatccttttCCTATCTATGTTATTGGTTCCAATGTGGAACACGACCTCCGACTATTCACTCTCCCCCAAAAGCCCTGCAGCTGCTCTGTGACGTCCTTGATCTtggcaccagtgaggcaacatgCCATCACGGAGTCTTGTCCTTGACTGCAGAAAAACCTGTGTGATCCCCTAACTATGgaatcccctaccactatagcacttccactcttcctcctccccttctgtGCATCTCAGCCACGTGTGGTGCCACAAACCTGGCTCTTGCTGCGGTCCTCTGAGGAACCGTCTCGCTCACCGGTATCCAAACTAGAAAGGCAGTTAGAGCAAGATAGCCTCTGGGGATTCCTGCATTACTTGCCCGTTTCTCTTGGAttctctggtggtcacccatttcctcttTGCAAGTGTACTTCTTAGATGTGGcgtgaccacctctctaaatgtACTATTCACGCAATCCTCAGTCTTGCGGATGCACGCCAGTGACTCCAGCCACCAGCTGAGTTCCGCAACCCAGAGCTCATGTTTCTGCAGCTGGtggcacttcctgcagatgtagatTTTGGGGGCACTTTGTGCCGACGTGACTTCCCATATCCCGCAGAATAAGCTACATTGACATACCTTCAACTTTTTGTGAAGTGTTTACTACAGTATGGTGTAACGTAACTCACCTGTCACTCACCAATCGTCTAATCTGTGCTGAGTCCGGAAAGGCCTATATTTACCAACCAATCAACTTACAGGACGCCTGTGATGTCACAGAATCTATCTGtgcactcccggctctctctccactgctttataggctttctcttttcaaACTCTTCCTGCTTAATCGGCACTTTGTCTGCTGCTTTATGGTCTTTCTCCGACCACACTGTTTTATGGGctctcgctctctttgtctctccaaACTCCTGCTGTCTTATGTCTTATGACTCGCTCTCTCCCGAACCCCTGCTAAGTTATGGGTTCGCACACCTTCTgagctcccactgctttatgggctctctcactctcccacaactcctgctgctttatgggcccTGTCTCTCTATTCGCTGCTTAGTGGACTCTCTTAGCCAAtctcccactgctttgtgggctctcttTCCCTGGACATGCACTCCTTTATGGGTTCTCCTTTAACTCCCGCCGCTTTGTGGGCTTATAAGGTCTGCCAGCCTTGTGCGGGCACTGCCAAGCGGGAAATGAGAAATGGTCTGACACAATTCCCGCCTTGAGGGCGAAAATCCGGGCTTTAATCTCTGAGTTGTGTAATTGAGGCCCTGTTGCGCGATTGTGccttcgaacaaagaacaaagaaaagtccagcacaggaacaggcccttcggccctccaagcccgtgccaaccatgctgcccgactaaactacaatcttttacacttcctgggtccgtatccttctattcccatcctattaatgtatttgtcaagataccccttaaatgtcactatcgtccctgcttccaccacctcctccggcagtgagttccaggcacccactaccctctgtataaaaaaacttgcctcgtacatctactctaaaccttgctcctcgcaccttaaatatatgcccctagtaattgacccctctaccctggggaaaagcctctgac from Scyliorhinus torazame isolate Kashiwa2021f chromosome 16, sScyTor2.1, whole genome shotgun sequence includes:
- the ctbp2a gene encoding C-terminal-binding protein 2a isoform X2, with amino-acid sequence MPVPSKHTTVGRSQSWDSSGWYEDNWDNDSEYEYQRPSRRRNSLNYGGEIVCNDPRSSRVPGNNFAEENEHGYECYIYPDSRIDQDYPNRYDRRPVRKHSVPEISHSYEKQAAMSGRSSVPPQDYYSEPALGVRPSEEARFYRDHMLNRSPQNYGMPGGRMSWDHSQGRPPPRPELNRMYHDPSGKLILDGQKIRSRDPSPARYVAETSLPRYGAQPPSLTNKQMYSDTTGRPLDSSGPRQVAPTCLVVDPTTGSRCDNTLDRIMSPGTLNHTPRQGMATRMMSDYNAHRDGLISKPVYDGYDNTMMARGHLSEGIPGHYNKSEFLALLRSEGLSESTIAALLQQGFDSTNFLAMLEENDIKSVAPNLGQARLLLRLVQSCKADMQLRQELQSTSARPRTRSNSFSHRSELMRNDYGVQPGVVPAMDNSAVQQLPMALQPMSPRLAEMNRRPSSAPSQHLLETTTYGSPGPGRLGNHFPSFTGYSNPVGLQNLRSGPIYTAQSGIAMNTIPAIPNAGPKTAYSTTYTVPIELMTRERSTAHSPIHSPHCSPQILRKPGGQMESTLVPTSSAYRLANTANQKVTRRTGPPIIVSTMASPEPSIRPQIMNGPMHPRPLVALLDGRDCTVEMPILKDMATVAFCDAQSTQEIHEKVLNEAVGALMYHNITLTREDLEKFKALRIIVRIGSGYDNIDVKTAGELGIAVCNIPAAAVEETADSTLCHILNLYRRNTWLYQALREGTRVQSVEQIREVASGAARIRGETLGLIGFGRVGQAVAVRAKIFGFNIIFYDPYLPDGIERSLGVQRVYTLQDLLYQSDCVSLHCNLNEHNHHLINDFTIKQMRQGAFLVNTARGGLVDEKALAQGLKEGRIRGAALDVHESEPFSFTQGPLKDAPNLICTPHTSWYSEQASLEMREAAATEIRRAITGRIPDSLRNCVNKDYFVTTAAWPTMDQQAVHPELNGATYSCQLGMLQCYPWMGIKAALNPRELPSLNRN
- the ctbp2a gene encoding C-terminal-binding protein 2a isoform X1, with amino-acid sequence MPVPSKHTTVGRSQSWDSSGWYEDNWDNDSEYEYQRPSRRRNSLNYGGEIVCNDPRSSRVPGNNFAEENEHGYECYIYPDSRIDQDYPNRYDRRPVRKHSVPEISHSYEKQAAMSGRSSVPPQDYYSEPALGVRPSEEARFYRDHMLNRSPQNYGMPGGRMSWDHSQGRPPPRPELNRMYHDPSGKLILDGQKIRSRDPSPARYVAETSLPRYGAQPPSLTNKQMYSDTTGRPLDSSGPRQVAPTCLVVDPTTGSRCDNTLDRIMSPGTLNHTPRQGMATRMMSDYNAHRDGLISKPVYDGYDNTMMARGHLSEGIPGHYNKSEFLALLRSEGLSESTIAALLQQGFDSTNFLAMLEENDIKSVAPNLGQARLLLRLVQSCKADMQLRQELQSTSARPRTRSNSFSHRSELMRNDYGVQPGVVPAMDNSAVQQLPMALQPMSPRLAEMNRRPSSAPSQHLLETTTYGSPGPGRLGNHFPSFTGYSNPVGLQNLRSGPIYTAQSGIAMNTIPAIPNAGPKTAYSTTYTVPIELMTRERSTAHSPIHSPHCSPQILRKPGGQMESTLVPTSSAYRLANTANQKVTRRTGPPIIVSTMASPEPSIRPQIMNGPMHPRPLVALLDGRDCTVEMPILKDMATVAFCDAQSTQEIHEKVLNEAVGALMYHNITLTREDLEKFKALRIIVRIGSGYDNIDVKTAGELGIAVCNIPAAAVEETADSTLCHILNLYRRNTWLYQALREGTRVQSVEQIREVASGAARIRGETLGLIGFGRVGQAVAVRAKIFGFNIIFYDPYLPDGIERSLGVQRVYTLQDLLYQSDCVSLHCNLNEHNHHLINDFTIKQMRQGAFLVNTARGGLVDEKALAQGLKEGRIRGAALDVHESEPFSFTQGPLKDAPNLICTPHTSWYSEQASLEMREAAATEIRRAITGRIPDSLRNCVNKDYFVTTAAWPTMDQQAVHPELNGATYRYPPGIVGVTPAGIPASMEGMVPGGVPVSHNLPAVVHPSHTPSPNQPTKHEGDREHTTEQ